One window of the Tissierella sp. genome contains the following:
- the scfB gene encoding thioether cross-link-forming SCIFF peptide maturase, protein MDKATTLHKFYLNNRYIILDVNSGAVHVVDKIVYDILDYYGTKTLEEIKEIFKSIYGIKAVEDVYSEIETLVNEGLLLSDNIDIANIKYNEENIVKAMCLHVAHDCNLKCNYCFASQGNFKGERSLMSLEVGKKSLEYLAKNSGSRRNLEVDFFGGEPLMNFQLVKDLVAYGKILEKEYNKNFRFTITTNGILLDDDKIDFINENMDNVVLSLDGRKEVNDNMRKTISGEGSYDIILPKFKEMVDKRGDKDYYIRGTFTSKNIDFSKDALDFYNNGFKKISIEPVVTSEEMEYALREEHLQSVLEEYEKFSKEYINIKRKDKDFFFFHFMIDLSQGPCIIKRAVGCGAGSEYMAVTPEGDLYPCHQFVGEKEFQMGNVFQGVHNTSLRDKFKNANVYNKEECRVCWARFYCSGGCHANSHYAHNDITKPYRLGCEMEKKRIECAISILANMEG, encoded by the coding sequence ATGGATAAGGCAACAACACTGCATAAATTCTATTTAAATAATAGATATATTATTTTGGATGTGAATTCTGGTGCAGTACATGTAGTTGATAAAATTGTATATGATATTTTGGACTATTATGGGACTAAAACATTAGAAGAAATAAAAGAAATATTTAAAAGTATTTATGGAATTAAGGCAGTTGAAGATGTTTATAGTGAAATAGAAACCTTAGTTAATGAAGGACTATTATTATCAGATAATATAGACATAGCTAATATAAAGTATAACGAAGAAAATATTGTGAAGGCCATGTGTCTTCATGTGGCACATGATTGTAATCTTAAATGTAATTATTGCTTTGCTTCTCAAGGCAATTTTAAAGGTGAGAGGTCACTAATGTCTTTAGAGGTAGGTAAAAAATCATTGGAGTATCTTGCTAAAAATTCTGGCTCAAGGAGAAACCTAGAAGTGGACTTTTTTGGTGGAGAGCCTTTAATGAATTTTCAACTAGTGAAGGATTTAGTTGCATATGGAAAGATTTTAGAAAAAGAGTATAATAAGAATTTTAGATTTACAATTACAACTAATGGAATACTATTGGATGATGATAAGATTGATTTTATTAATGAAAATATGGACAATGTAGTTCTTAGTTTAGATGGTAGAAAAGAAGTCAATGATAATATGAGGAAAACAATTAGTGGAGAAGGTAGCTATGATATAATCTTACCTAAGTTTAAGGAAATGGTAGATAAAAGAGGAGATAAAGATTATTATATAAGAGGTACTTTTACAAGTAAAAACATTGATTTTTCAAAGGATGCTTTAGATTTTTATAATAATGGTTTTAAAAAGATTTCTATAGAACCTGTTGTCACCTCAGAGGAAATGGAATATGCTCTTAGGGAAGAACATCTACAATCAGTTTTGGAAGAGTATGAGAAGTTCTCGAAAGAGTATATTAATATTAAGAGAAAAGATAAGGATTTTTTCTTCTTTCATTTTATGATCGATTTATCCCAGGGACCTTGTATTATAAAAAGAGCCGTTGGATGCGGAGCGGGATCAGAATATATGGCTGTTACGCCTGAAGGAGACTTGTATCCTTGCCATCAATTTGTAGGTGAAAAAGAATTCCAGATGGGCAATGTGTTCCAAGGAGTACACAATACAAGTTTAAGAGATAAATTTAAGAATGCAAATGTCTACAATAAAGAAGAGTGTAGAGTATGCTGGGCTAGATTTTATTGTAGTGGTGGTTGTCATGCAAATTCTCATTATGCACATAATGATATAACAAAACCTTATAGATTAGGATGTGAAATGGAAAAGAAAAGAATTGAATGTGCTATTTCTATCTTGGCAAACATGGAGGGATAA
- the scfA gene encoding six-cysteine ranthipeptide SCIFF, with translation MKYIKTLSGKNLKDTMAKGGCGECQTSCQSACKTSCTVGNQKCENK, from the coding sequence ATGAAATACATAAAAACCTTATCTGGTAAAAATTTAAAAGATACTATGGCTAAGGGTGGCTGTGGTGAATGTCAAACTTCATGTCAATCAGCCTGTAAAACATCCTGTACAGTGGGAAATCAAAAATGCGAAAATAAATAA
- a CDS encoding TIGR04086 family membrane protein, producing MKIKSYDKWFYLLKGLLLAFIITSVLIVLFSLLLTYSTLKESKMPLINTIIMMVSITTGSIYAGKKIKEKGWVNGGIVGILYYIILILLSIVILNPFSIDLFSITKLIIAFITGVIGGIIGINI from the coding sequence ATGAAGATTAAGAGTTATGATAAATGGTTCTATTTGCTAAAAGGATTGTTATTAGCCTTTATTATTACATCAGTATTAATAGTATTATTTTCATTATTGTTGACTTACTCAACGCTTAAGGAAAGTAAAATGCCATTAATAAATACAATAATTATGATGGTGAGTATAACAACGGGTAGTATCTATGCAGGAAAAAAGATAAAAGAAAAGGGATGGGTAAATGGGGGTATAGTTGGAATATTATATTATATAATTCTAATTTTACTCAGTATTGTTATTTTAAATCCATTTTCTATAGATTTATTTTCCATTACAAAATTAATCATAGCATTTATTACAGGTGTTATAGGTGGAATAATTGGGATAAACATATAA
- the yajC gene encoding preprotein translocase subunit YajC: MPQQLSGFLLPIGFLVIFYIFAIRPQKKKETQVKEMRNSLRVGDEVITIGGIMGKIIKVKEDMVTIEVGAAKTKLDMTKWSIGSVVNKNESKNSKTEEINTTEENE, from the coding sequence ATGCCACAACAATTGTCAGGATTTTTATTACCTATAGGTTTCTTAGTTATTTTTTATATTTTCGCAATTAGACCTCAAAAGAAGAAAGAGACACAAGTAAAAGAAATGAGAAATAGCTTAAGAGTTGGTGATGAAGTAATTACCATTGGTGGGATCATGGGTAAAATTATTAAAGTAAAAGAGGATATGGTAACTATTGAAGTTGGAGCAGCTAAGACAAAATTAGATATGACTAAATGGTCAATAGGTTCAGTAGTTAATAAAAATGAGTCCAAAAATAGTAAAACCGAAGAAATTAATACTACAGAAGAAAACGAATAA
- the tgt gene encoding tRNA guanosine(34) transglycosylase Tgt: MAIGFELLKEAKDCKARLGKITTPHGEIETPIFMPVGTRATVKAMTPEEVKGLGAQIILSNTYHLYLKPGHELVEEAGGLHKFMNWNGPILTDSGGFQVFSLGDLRKIKEEGVEFRSHIDGSKHFISPEKSIEIQNSLGSDIMMCFDECTPYPSTYEYAKHSMERTTRWAKRCKDYHKNWDKQGLFGIVQGGMYKDLREQSAKDLVELDFPGYAIGGLSVGEPKELMCEVLDYTTPLLPKDKPRYLMGVGTPDYLFEAVINGIDMADCVLPTRIARNGTVLTSQGKIVIRNAKYTRDFEKLDPECDCYACTNYSRAYIRHLFNVDEILGARLATIHNLYFLVKLMENIRKAIKEDRILEYKDEFYKKYGYNEKN; this comes from the coding sequence ATGGCAATAGGATTTGAATTACTAAAAGAAGCTAAGGATTGTAAAGCAAGACTTGGAAAGATAACTACTCCTCATGGGGAGATTGAGACGCCCATATTTATGCCTGTAGGTACTAGAGCTACTGTTAAGGCTATGACACCAGAAGAAGTAAAAGGACTGGGAGCTCAGATTATCCTAAGCAACACTTATCATTTATATTTAAAACCAGGGCATGAATTAGTGGAAGAAGCAGGAGGATTACATAAATTCATGAATTGGAATGGACCAATTTTAACAGATAGCGGTGGTTTTCAAGTGTTTAGCCTAGGAGATTTAAGAAAAATTAAAGAAGAAGGAGTAGAGTTTAGATCTCATATTGATGGATCAAAGCACTTTATAAGCCCAGAGAAATCAATTGAAATACAAAATTCATTAGGTTCAGATATAATGATGTGCTTTGATGAATGTACACCGTATCCATCTACATATGAATACGCTAAGCATTCGATGGAAAGGACAACAAGATGGGCTAAGAGATGTAAAGATTATCATAAGAATTGGGATAAACAAGGACTCTTTGGCATAGTGCAAGGAGGAATGTACAAAGACCTTAGGGAGCAAAGTGCAAAAGATTTAGTAGAATTAGACTTTCCAGGTTATGCCATTGGAGGATTGAGTGTAGGAGAACCTAAGGAATTAATGTGTGAGGTTTTGGATTATACTACACCTCTTTTGCCTAAAGACAAGCCAAGATATTTGATGGGTGTTGGTACTCCTGATTATCTTTTTGAGGCTGTTATCAATGGAATAGATATGGCTGATTGTGTATTGCCTACACGAATAGCAAGAAATGGTACTGTACTTACTTCCCAAGGTAAAATAGTTATAAGAAATGCAAAATATACAAGAGATTTTGAAAAGTTAGATCCAGAATGTGATTGTTATGCCTGTACTAATTATTCTAGAGCTTATATTAGACATCTTTTTAATGTGGATGAAATTTTAGGAGCAAGGCTTGCCACGATTCATAATTTATATTTTTTAGTAAAGTTAATGGAAAATATAAGGAAAGCTATTAAAGAAGACAGAATTCTTGAATATAAAGATGAATTCTACAAAAAATATGGATATAATGAAAAAAATTAG
- the queA gene encoding tRNA preQ1(34) S-adenosylmethionine ribosyltransferase-isomerase QueA, with the protein MKTKDFFYDLPSELIAQHPLETREESRLLILDKLTGEVEHKKFKDIINYLREGDCLVLNDTRVIPARLFGNREGKTESIEFLLLKRIEGDIWETLVKPGKKARIGNFIEFGNGILKGEIIDIGEDGTRMIKFDYQGIFEEILDKLGEMPLPPYITEVLEDKERYQTVYSMNNGSAAAPTAGLHFSKELLGDIKDKGVNIVYLTLHVGLGTFRPVKVEDILEHHMHSEYYEVSEEAASIINSVKAKGGRIISVGTTTTRTLETVADEAGILKGCSGWTDIFIYPGYDFKIVDNLITNFHLPESTLLMLVSALCTKESMFSAYKIAIENNYRFFSFGDAMFIK; encoded by the coding sequence ATGAAAACAAAAGATTTTTTTTATGATTTACCTTCTGAATTAATAGCTCAACACCCTCTAGAAACAAGAGAAGAGTCAAGATTATTAATTCTAGATAAATTAACGGGTGAAGTAGAGCATAAAAAGTTTAAAGATATTATTAATTATTTAAGGGAAGGAGATTGCTTAGTACTAAATGATACAAGAGTAATACCTGCCAGATTATTTGGTAATAGAGAAGGAAAGACTGAAAGTATTGAATTTTTACTTTTAAAACGGATTGAAGGCGATATATGGGAAACTTTAGTAAAGCCTGGTAAGAAAGCTAGGATTGGGAATTTCATTGAATTTGGCAATGGAATCTTAAAGGGCGAAATAATAGATATAGGTGAAGATGGTACTCGAATGATAAAGTTTGACTATCAAGGAATTTTCGAAGAGATCTTAGATAAACTAGGGGAAATGCCTTTGCCTCCATATATAACTGAAGTTTTAGAAGATAAGGAAAGATACCAGACTGTTTATTCAATGAATAATGGCTCTGCAGCTGCACCAACTGCAGGATTGCATTTTAGCAAAGAGCTATTAGGAGATATAAAGGACAAGGGTGTTAATATTGTATATTTAACACTTCATGTTGGATTAGGTACATTTAGACCTGTCAAGGTTGAGGACATTTTGGAACATCATATGCATTCAGAATACTATGAGGTTTCAGAGGAAGCAGCTTCAATAATAAATAGTGTAAAAGCTAAGGGTGGAAGAATTATTTCAGTAGGTACTACAACTACTAGAACATTAGAAACTGTGGCTGATGAAGCTGGAATTTTAAAAGGATGCTCAGGATGGACTGATATATTCATTTATCCTGGTTATGACTTTAAAATAGTAGATAATTTAATTACAAATTTTCATTTACCAGAATCGACATTGTTAATGCTGGTATCTGCATTATGTACGAAAGAATCTATGTTTAGTGCATATAAAATAGCCATTGAAAACAACTATAGATTTTTCAGTTTTGGCGATGCTATGTTTATAAAATAA
- a CDS encoding SpoIID/LytB domain-containing protein produces MKKVFFSIIICSLIITIFLNHKSYADGSGIEYLNIKLTRPLVQKEIINMGSDSGFIIYNNNDINTIYQTIHDTTLIAILNENSEINLSDSNNNIIFTIPMDGSITIGSNNIDNPMIKIEKDRYRDFIRLINKNNEIIVINQVTLENYLYGLVPREMPSTFHIEALKAQAVASRTYAIYNINKHSSDGYNLCDTTHCQVYSGVDGEKPTTNLAVDETKGIFAYYNGILIDAQYHSTSSGYTEDSANIWGGDLPYLKSVEDDFSTEAPYSKWSLSINLLELNNKLIASGIDLGELIGIEAINTTATGKVDKLKIIGTNGEHIITATKFRIIVGTTSLKSEWFNIINASTGTSTTNKQTYVIDGNTLKPKTINLSKVFILDSTEKKTVTRSTVSRALGNDRVTSIGGLYPVSNSEIIIEGKGYGHGVGMSQYGAKKMAELGYSFEEILKHYYTGIDIF; encoded by the coding sequence ATGAAGAAAGTATTTTTTTCAATTATAATATGCTCTTTGATAATTACCATATTCTTAAATCATAAGTCTTATGCAGATGGAAGTGGTATTGAATATTTGAATATAAAGTTAACAAGACCTCTAGTGCAAAAGGAAATAATAAATATGGGAAGTGATAGTGGATTTATTATATATAATAATAATGATATAAATACTATCTACCAAACAATACATGATACTACATTAATAGCTATATTAAATGAAAATAGTGAAATAAACTTATCAGATTCCAACAATAATATTATTTTTACTATACCAATGGATGGTAGTATTACTATTGGATCTAATAATATTGATAATCCAATGATTAAGATTGAAAAAGATAGATATAGAGATTTTATTAGATTAATAAATAAGAATAATGAAATAATAGTTATTAATCAAGTTACTCTTGAAAACTATTTATATGGATTGGTTCCAAGGGAAATGCCTTCTACTTTTCATATAGAAGCCTTAAAAGCACAAGCGGTCGCGTCAAGAACATACGCAATTTACAATATTAACAAACATTCTTCTGATGGATATAACTTATGTGATACGACTCATTGTCAGGTATATTCAGGTGTTGATGGTGAAAAGCCTACTACAAATTTGGCTGTAGACGAAACCAAAGGTATTTTTGCATACTATAATGGAATATTAATTGATGCACAATACCATTCAACTAGTAGTGGCTATACTGAAGATAGTGCCAACATTTGGGGTGGAGATTTACCATATTTAAAATCTGTAGAAGATGATTTCTCTACGGAGGCTCCTTATAGCAAATGGAGTCTAAGTATAAATTTATTAGAACTCAACAATAAATTGATTGCATCTGGAATAGATTTAGGAGAACTAATAGGTATAGAAGCAATAAATACCACTGCCACAGGTAAAGTTGATAAACTAAAAATAATCGGAACAAATGGTGAACATATTATAACAGCTACAAAATTTAGAATCATTGTCGGTACTACTAGCCTTAAGAGTGAATGGTTTAATATAATAAATGCCAGTACTGGTACTAGTACAACAAACAAACAGACTTATGTTATAGATGGAAATACATTGAAACCAAAAACCATTAATCTAAGTAAGGTTTTTATACTAGATAGTACAGAAAAGAAGACTGTAACTAGAAGTACAGTCTCTAGAGCACTTGGCAATGATAGAGTAACAAGTATAGGAGGATTATATCCAGTATCCAATTCAGAAATAATAATTGAAGGTAAAGGATATGGGCATGGTGTAGGAATGAGTCAGTATGGAGCCAAAAAAATGGCTGAATTAGGATACTCCTTTGAGGAGATTTTAAAACATTATTATACAGGTATAGATATATTTTAA
- the ruvB gene encoding Holliday junction branch migration DNA helicase RuvB, which translates to MDEINDRIIAGDLQNEDIESELSLRPKWISEYIGQDKVKEKLNIFIQAAKGRNESLDHVLLYGPPGLGKTTLANIIANEMGVNIRVTSGPAIERAGDLASILTNLGDEDVLFIDEIHRINRTVEEILYPAMEDFALDIIIGKGPSARSVRLDLSKFTLIGATTRAGLLTSPLRDRFGVMLNLELYDIQSLRKIITRSASILEIEIEKEGALEIARRSRGTPRIANRLLKRVRDYAQVVEQGIITWEVAKKGLEILEIDELGLDSVDRKLILTLIENFNGGPVGVDTLSAATGEERGTIEDVYEPYLLQIGFLNRTPRGRMVSKKAYDHFGIPYTEDK; encoded by the coding sequence TTGGATGAAATAAATGATAGAATAATTGCTGGGGATTTACAGAATGAGGATATAGAAAGTGAATTATCTTTAAGACCTAAATGGATATCTGAGTATATTGGTCAAGATAAAGTGAAAGAAAAGTTAAATATTTTTATTCAAGCCGCAAAGGGAAGAAATGAATCATTAGATCATGTATTACTATATGGGCCACCTGGTCTTGGAAAAACAACTTTAGCTAATATTATTGCGAATGAAATGGGAGTTAATATTAGAGTAACTTCAGGACCTGCTATAGAAAGAGCAGGTGATTTAGCTAGTATTTTAACTAATCTGGGCGATGAGGATGTTTTATTTATTGACGAAATACATCGTATTAATAGGACTGTTGAGGAGATATTATATCCTGCCATGGAAGACTTTGCTCTTGATATAATTATTGGGAAAGGACCATCTGCAAGATCTGTAAGATTAGATTTATCTAAATTTACATTAATTGGTGCCACCACAAGGGCAGGTTTACTTACATCACCACTTAGAGACAGGTTTGGCGTTATGTTGAACTTGGAGCTATATGATATTCAAAGCTTAAGAAAAATTATCACAAGATCTGCATCTATACTGGAAATTGAAATTGAGAAGGAAGGAGCCTTAGAGATTGCTAGAAGATCTAGAGGTACTCCTAGAATAGCTAATAGACTTTTAAAGAGAGTTAGAGATTATGCACAAGTGGTAGAACAAGGCATAATAACTTGGGAGGTAGCTAAAAAAGGCCTAGAAATTCTTGAAATTGATGAACTTGGTCTAGATAGCGTAGACAGAAAATTAATACTTACTTTAATAGAAAATTTTAACGGTGGGCCTGTTGGAGTAGATACATTGTCAGCTGCTACAGGAGAGGAAAGGGGTACAATTGAAGATGTATATGAACCATATCTTTTACAAATCGGTTTTTTAAATAGAACTCCTAGGGGAAGAATGGTATCTAAAAAGGCATATGATCATTTTGGAATTCCTTATACTGAAGATAAGTAA
- the ruvA gene encoding Holliday junction branch migration protein RuvA — MFEFIIGDIMTIRDDYIVLQNNGIGYKIFTSTNSIVKLELGMKGVLIYVNLNVREDGLFLYGFVSEEEIDMFKLLQLVSKVGPKVALGILSTLTPNQIKLAILTRDIDSLSKAPGIGKKTAERLILELKDRIDIDVNIEEDCIDDINPNEYIEAINGLMSLGYTRIEVEKAIKNLDLSKLKIEDIIREALKKLSKH, encoded by the coding sequence GTGTTTGAATTTATTATAGGCGATATTATGACCATTAGAGATGATTATATAGTATTACAAAATAATGGAATAGGATATAAGATATTTACATCTACTAATTCAATAGTTAAGTTAGAGCTTGGAATGAAGGGTGTACTCATATATGTAAATCTAAATGTAAGGGAAGATGGATTATTCCTTTATGGATTTGTATCGGAAGAGGAAATAGATATGTTTAAATTGCTTCAATTGGTATCTAAAGTTGGACCAAAGGTTGCTCTAGGTATATTGTCTACTCTTACTCCAAATCAAATAAAACTAGCCATATTAACGAGAGATATTGATAGCTTAAGTAAAGCTCCTGGTATAGGCAAAAAGACAGCAGAAAGACTCATACTTGAGCTTAAGGATAGGATAGATATTGATGTGAATATAGAGGAAGATTGTATTGATGATATCAACCCTAATGAGTATATTGAAGCAATTAATGGTTTGATGTCTTTAGGATATACTAGAATTGAAGTAGAAAAAGCAATAAAGAACTTGGATTTATCAAAGTTAAAAATTGAAGATATTATAAGAGAAGCATTAAAGAAATTATCAAAACATTAA
- the ruvC gene encoding crossover junction endodeoxyribonuclease RuvC, giving the protein MIILGIDPGIAIVGYSIIECNGNKFKAIDYGCIRTDAELFFPDRIKIIYDRLIDIIEKYKPNDLAIEELFFNKNVKTAIKVGQARGVEILAAINQGLEIYEYTPLQIKQAVVGYGRADKNQVQEMVKVLLNLKEKPKPDDVADALAVAICHGSSIKFKEQFKMK; this is encoded by the coding sequence ATGATTATTCTTGGGATCGATCCTGGAATTGCTATTGTAGGATATAGTATTATTGAATGCAATGGAAATAAATTTAAGGCAATAGATTATGGATGTATAAGAACAGATGCAGAACTTTTTTTTCCTGATAGAATAAAAATTATCTATGATAGATTAATTGATATTATTGAAAAGTATAAACCTAACGATTTGGCAATAGAGGAATTATTTTTCAATAAAAATGTAAAAACAGCTATAAAAGTTGGACAGGCTAGAGGAGTTGAAATTCTAGCAGCTATCAATCAAGGTTTGGAAATATATGAATATACACCTCTACAAATAAAGCAAGCTGTAGTAGGATATGGAAGAGCAGATAAAAATCAAGTTCAAGAGATGGTAAAAGTACTTCTGAATTTAAAAGAAAAGCCTAAGCCAGATGATGTAGCAGATGCTTTAGCTGTGGCTATATGTCATGGGAGTTCAATTAAGTTTAAGGAACAATTTAAGATGAAATAA
- a CDS encoding BofC C-terminal domain-containing protein, translated as MNRDKIVPVFFFSLTLFLISFILGYQLMGRKLNPNNNISQLDTEEMDIYDSSDLEILKEDTKLTPNTFIEKRIHYATCNHIVSEVDLIENELVNMSRSEFTQYLENSNPSEKLISFSSSKVTLAITKNHLCPNHYIVGEYNGIIAIFSINENGERVLDKVFEDYPISLLMEIDQQKIKEGIVVDSEEELSEILENFIS; from the coding sequence ATGAATAGAGATAAAATTGTGCCTGTTTTCTTTTTCTCATTGACGCTATTTTTAATAAGTTTCATACTAGGCTATCAGTTAATGGGTAGAAAATTAAATCCCAATAATAACATTAGTCAATTAGATACAGAAGAAATGGACATTTATGATAGCTCAGATCTTGAAATATTAAAGGAGGATACAAAACTAACCCCTAATACATTTATAGAAAAAAGAATTCATTATGCTACATGTAACCATATAGTTTCAGAAGTTGATTTAATAGAAAATGAATTAGTCAATATGAGTAGAAGTGAATTTACTCAATATCTAGAAAATAGTAATCCTAGTGAAAAACTCATTTCGTTTTCAAGTAGCAAAGTAACTTTAGCAATTACTAAAAATCACTTATGTCCAAATCACTATATTGTAGGAGAATATAATGGTATTATAGCTATATTTAGTATAAATGAAAATGGGGAAAGGGTATTAGACAAGGTATTTGAAGATTATCCTATCTCCCTATTAATGGAAATAGATCAGCAAAAGATAAAAGAGGGTATAGTTGTAGATAGTGAAGAAGAATTGTCTGAAATTCTTGAGAATTTTATTAGTTAA
- a CDS encoding CBS domain-containing protein yields the protein MFIRNHMLPKEDLTTVELEESVGSVLEKINQGDFLSLPVIEGDKFKGFIMKEAIYRHYFESEKKDKDDYLKKTTVREIYNDNYESILDNENIEKASYLLKQLRTPFLAVFDNRSKFVGILTHNSIFSAFSEVFGINNGTRIVINMFDLPGQLARLTEVIRKEDINILNLTIVDSKVLDIIRVILRVDSDDVEELVEKIQYAGFKIGEVTK from the coding sequence ATGTTTATTAGAAATCATATGTTGCCGAAAGAAGACTTAACTACAGTAGAACTAGAAGAATCTGTTGGTTCTGTTCTTGAAAAAATTAATCAGGGAGATTTTTTATCTTTACCAGTAATTGAAGGGGATAAGTTTAAAGGCTTTATTATGAAAGAAGCAATATATAGACATTATTTTGAATCGGAAAAAAAGGATAAAGATGATTATCTGAAAAAAACTACAGTTAGAGAGATATATAATGATAATTACGAATCTATACTAGATAATGAAAATATTGAGAAAGCTTCATATTTATTAAAACAACTTAGGACACCATTTTTAGCTGTTTTTGATAACCGCAGCAAATTTGTAGGAATATTAACTCATAATTCAATATTTAGTGCGTTTTCTGAAGTATTTGGAATAAACAATGGGACTCGAATTGTTATCAATATGTTCGATTTACCAGGTCAACTAGCGCGATTAACTGAAGTTATTAGAAAAGAAGATATAAATATATTAAATTTAACAATTGTTGATTCTAAAGTACTAGATATAATAAGGGTCATACTTAGAGTTGATTCAGATGATGTAGAAGAATTAGTTGAAAAAATACAATATGCAGGTTTTAAAATTGGAGAAGTTACTAAATAA
- a CDS encoding transglutaminase domain-containing protein, protein MAKKMVKIIIIEILIILGIFLYFILKNNTYSNSIQDALSTPLESIKVNSVVNNSKIFKKLEKGLLEGKTEISVNDLSILKKPEEIFNILDDITNKNPEVMYYKGAEYSFGKLKLLYSKSSEVINIHQGEIRKIKENFIANNIFPEMSDYEKILAIHDYIIKTSKYDERLLDTGVVPAESYTSYGILSLGLGVCEGYAKAMKYLLDGVGIESILVVGKSKGTNHAWNLVKIENEYYHIDPTWNDPIGKDGVDIITYNYLNLDDNAMSISHTWNREKYPIADGSKFNYFVYNNLIVSGKIELEERIEKTLLSKETIFEVKIKDYETNSIDIKEIIEGIAYRNYELVKLEGYSYSVDEEHGIININFYYI, encoded by the coding sequence ATGGCAAAAAAAATGGTAAAAATTATTATAATTGAAATTCTTATTATATTAGGTATATTTCTATATTTTATCTTAAAAAACAATACATATAGCAATTCTATTCAAGATGCTTTAAGCACACCTCTTGAGAGCATTAAAGTAAATTCTGTAGTAAATAACTCTAAAATATTTAAAAAGTTAGAAAAAGGTTTGTTGGAAGGGAAGACAGAAATTAGTGTAAATGATTTGTCTATATTGAAAAAACCTGAGGAAATTTTCAACATTTTAGATGATATAACTAATAAAAATCCTGAAGTTATGTATTATAAAGGTGCAGAATATAGTTTTGGTAAATTAAAATTGCTTTATTCAAAATCAAGTGAAGTTATTAACATTCACCAAGGAGAAATAAGAAAAATCAAGGAAAACTTTATTGCAAACAATATATTTCCGGAGATGTCTGATTATGAAAAAATTCTTGCTATACATGATTATATAATCAAAACTAGTAAATATGATGAAAGATTGTTAGATACAGGAGTTGTACCAGCAGAATCATATACTAGCTATGGTATATTATCATTAGGGTTAGGAGTATGTGAAGGATATGCTAAAGCCATGAAATATCTGTTAGATGGTGTAGGTATTGAATCAATACTTGTAGTCGGAAAATCTAAGGGAACTAACCATGCATGGAATTTAGTGAAAATAGAAAATGAATATTATCATATAGATCCAACTTGGAATGATCCAATAGGCAAAGATGGAGTTGATATAATCACATATAATTATTTAAATTTAGATGATAATGCAATGTCAATATCACATACATGGAATAGAGAAAAGTACCCAATAGCAGATGGTAGTAAATTTAATTACTTTGTCTATAATAATTTAATTGTATCTGGGAAAATTGAGTTAGAAGAAAGGATAGAGAAAACTCTTCTTAGTAAAGAAACTATATTTGAAGTAAAAATAAAAGATTATGAAACAAATAGTATAGATATTAAAGAGATAATTGAAGGTATTGCCTATAGAAATTATGAATTGGTTAAATTAGAAGGTTATTCATATTCTGTTGATGAAGAACATGGTATAATTAATATAAATTTTTACTATATATAA